Genomic segment of Arachis hypogaea cultivar Tifrunner chromosome 11, arahy.Tifrunner.gnm2.J5K5, whole genome shotgun sequence:
TGATGCTCCCGAAGGAGACGAACCGTTGGCATTGGATATGGAGGGCATGGGAAAAGGTCAAATATGGATTAATGGACAGAGCATTGGAAGATACTGGACCACATATGCTAATGGCAATTGTAGTGGCTGTAATTATGCTGGGTCATTTAAGCCTCCAAAGTGCCAATTTGGTTGTGGCGAACCAACCCAGAGATGGTAAAAAAACTTTTAAGATCACCATTTTTtataaatcataaatcctaaaccttaaaccctgaaTCTTTTAAActcttgttcaaaaatatttcaGGTACCATGTACCAAGGTCATGGTTGAAGCCAAGTCAAAATCTACTGGTTATTTTTGAGGAGCTCGGAGGCGATCCTTCGAGAATCTCTCTTGTGAAGAGGTCAGTGAGCAGCGTCTGCGCCGACGTGCCGGAGTTTCATCCGAACATTAAGAATTGGCATATTGAGAGTTTTGGGAAATCAGAGGTGTTCCACCCACCAAAGGTTCACTTGCATTGCAGCCCTGGCCAGACCATCTCCATCATCAAATTTGCAAGCTTTGGAACTCCTCTAGGGACTTGTGGGAACTATGAGCAAGGAGCATGTCATTCCCCCTCATCCTACGCCATTTTAGAGAAGGTGCTTGTGCTTTACCTCTCACTCTTGGTTTCACAACCTACTCTATTAACTTCACAATAACAATGAAGCAcaatttaacttttaaaagattaaattattAACAGTTTAGCTCTTAAGAAGATACttatattgttatattatatTAGACTGATCATTGTATTGACAACTTCATCTTTAGAAGATCATTGCTTTGGTAAATTAGTGTCTAAAACCATTAATAATAACTAAATGTTTCTTTGGCATGTGAGTTTAACCTTGTAGTTTTTTGTTTCATTTCCACAGAAATGTATAGGAAAACAAAGATGCACGGTTACAGTTACAAACAGCAATTTTGGGCAAGACCCGTGCCCAAAGGTGATGAAGCGGTTATCAGTTGAAGCTGTTTGCGCTCCAACCGCCACAAATTGGAGAGGCTGATTTGGCCACACAAATAGTATTTATTGTGCAGTGACTTAAATCCCTtagatttaatgaataaataatattcttttgttttaaaatatttgtaaattcAACATTTTAAAGTAGCAGATATTTTAAAACAAAGAGAATTATAGAAGAATGAGTACATTTAGTAGTAGTTGAATAGGTCAAATCCAGTGTGAAGGTGTATTTTTTGTGAAATGTTGGTGATGCCAAAGGCAATGTAGTTCATAGGTTTTGTTTAGTGGCATTTAACGTGTGTAAATTCATTGTTAGAAAGGTGAATCTGAAACCAAGGGTCTTAATTTTGTACCTATAGAGCATCAGTATTTAAACCGGTTATGGAGGTGCAATTGTGTTTTTGCTTGTATTTCTAGGGATTATCCCAAATCTATGTTCAAATTGGGAACATATTGTGATATCATTGTCTATTGAAGTTTGAAGATATCTATCTTACCTTGGCTGATATATtattctccttccttcttcctttctttatttttgaaagcTTTTCTTATATTTGAAAATCGATATATTTGAAAcggttagtttttcttttctttcacgaGATAAATTACAATACTCAAACGATTTTGACACcaataaaatagtattttatctttgttattaacaaaataatattcaaaaaaattttaaaatttgacagaAATAATCAACCGTCAAATATACTGGAGTTAAAGTTTAGAATTGACGTATTAATTAACAATGATCATAAGTACAAAAATTAtctacttttaatttttataattttaaaacgtctcaattttaattttttaaaatccctaatttttttctcttcttcttcctcatccccAACAAGTCcccttttccttcctcttcgagacattctaaaatccctaatctcctttttcctcttcttttttcctAAGTCCCTTACAGCATATCCTCAACAATtccccttttccttcttcttcgtcACTTGTCCCGGTTCCCTTCccttagtctttttttttttttgaacaaaggAGCTTAACACAATACAGTGGAGCGAAACACAAACAAGcataaagaacatgcaaaaataataaacagaaaattatCCCTagtgtcatctccggcattgacATCAACAATAAAAGGGGTCCAAACTACACCACTCTGTGTAACTGACTAAGAATTTCTGGAATACCTTCTCTCCACTGCCTTCCTTGTTATTGAAGATCCGCTTGTTCCTCTCTAGCCAAACGTTCCAAATAACCGAGAAAAAATATATGAGCCATTTGTTGCCCTCCCCCTTCCTGTTAGCAACACCTATCCAACTCTCGAAGTGTTCTTTTAGTGAACCCGGAAAAGACCATAATATCCCAAAGTCATATAGCCATTGACACCATACTGCCAAGTAAACTCACAGCCCAGAAACAAGTGATGAATATATTCAGCATTTTTGTTACACAACACGCATATGTTATCACCATGATTAATAATTCCCAGTCTATGCAATCTTTCTTTAGTATTCACTCTTCTTATCAAAGTAAACCAAATAAACAACTCCACTCGTGGCGGAACCAAGCCTTTCCAAATGGTTCTGGTGAAGCTGTAGCTGGTTATTTCCTCCGGGAGCGATTCTGACTGCATCacctgcacaaaggagttagtTGAAAATATACCTTGCTTGTCGAACTTCCAAACAACTCTGTCATACTTATCATGTGCTAGCTTAATTGGCCTTAAAGTTTCATGTAGCTGATCCACtagttccaactcccattggtaTAACTCTCGCCTCCACtggaagttccaaatccactctaacacatcccaaaacccacaatcccctataacagattctttttggtttgaaacagagaaaagcCTCGGAAAACTTATCTTTAGCGAACCACTTTATAGCTAGACATCTTCCCAGAATCGAGTCCTCTTTCCATCACCCACCTCCATAGATAACCCCGCAATCATCTTATTTCTCACATTACTATCTCTGATATGCATCTGGCAGATGTCCTTCCATGGGCCCCTCTAGTAGGTAATGTCTGAGCCAACAGCATCACATTGGGGTTCAAGTCATAGCAAGAGCACACGATCTTATTTCATAAAGGATACTCCTCTTTTgaaaaccgccaccaccacttgaaaAGAAGTGCCGTGTTTCTAATCACTACATCACCCACCCCCAGCCCACCCATCTTCTTAGGTGCCTGAACCAACTCCCACTTAACAAGTGCCAAACCATTTCTACCTTCCTCCTTGCTCCACAGGAATCTCCTCTGCAGTGATATCAACTTTTATGCCACTGCCTTCGGCATCTTATACAGACTCAAGTAGTACACCGGCAGGCTATTTAACACTGATTTAATAAGGACAAACTTACCCGCTTTATTGAGTACTTTTGCCTTCCACAAGTTGAGCTTCTCCTCAACCTTGTCAATTACTGGTTTCCAAGTCCTAACCAGTCTTGGGTTTGCTCCTAAAGAAATGCCAAGATATCTGACTGGAAGGCTAGCCTCCTTGCATCCCAATAAGTTGCACATATTGTAGGACCACTGCTGTTCGCAATTTATTTGGATTAAACTtgatttatcaaagttaatggttAACCCTGACATCATCTCAACGAATCTTAGTAACATGGCATAGTTCCTGATGGTCTCCTCCTCTGGTGGATAGAATAATATAGTATCATCTGCAAACTGTAGATGTGATAGCTCTATATTGTCTTTTCCAATCAGCAGTGGAAGAATACATTTGTTCCTGACTGCCTCCCCTATCATCCTATGCAGAACATCAACAACCAGAACAAACAGAAATAGAGATAGTGGATCACCTTGTCTCAAGCCCCTCTCCATCTTAAACGGTTTAGATGGAGAGCCATTAATCAGGATCGACATAGACGATGTACTAATACACTCCTTCACCTATTCCCTCCATCTCCAGCCAAAGCCCATCTTCTGTAGCACTATATCCACAAAACTCCATTTTACCCGGTCATAGGCTTTCTGGAAGTCTAGTTTAATGATTGCCGCTTTCTTCTTCCTTGTCTTTAACCAGTGCACTGTTTCACATGCAATAAGAGCCCCATCATGTATTTTCCGACCCTTCACAAATGCGCTCTGAGTCTCCCCTACCAGACCTGGCATGACTGAGCTCATCCTCCTAACCATCACCTTGGAGATTACTTTATAAACACAACCAACCATGCTGATCGGCCGAAGGTCCTTGATCTCCTTTGCTCCGGTGAACTTAGGTGCAAGGGCCACCCAAGTAATATTGGAATCAGAAGGTAATCTTGACGATTGAAAGAAATCTAGAACAGCTGCCATGAACTCTGCCCCAAACTCATCCCAGCACTTCTTGATGAAATTCATGTTATACCCATCACTTCCTGGAGCCTTGGATGATTCACAATCCCAAACAGCTTCTTTAATCTCCTCCATTGTCGGTAATCTCTCCAGAGCTATCGAGTCTTCTTCATTAATCCGATTTACCAGTCCGTCCCTGAAACCCACAACCGGTGATCTCTCCTAGTGATACAGATCTTTATAAAAATCTCTAATAGCAATCTTGATCCGAGCTTGATTTCTTATCAACCTTCCGTTGATTACCAGTGCATCTAGTCTATTGTTTCTTCTTCTCGCCGACGGCAAGTTATGGAAATACCTGGTGTTCTTATCCATATCCTTCGCATGCTTGGAGCGCGACATCTGCTTTCAGTGTATTTCTTTTCTGACATACCACTGCTTGCAACAGCTTACTAGAGCCTTCCTTTTAGCCTCCATAGTACCATCATAAACTCCATTTGCTACCAATTCGTCTATCTTCCTGATCTCCTCCTCAAAGCGCTGAATCTTCTTGTCCATGTCACCAAATTTCTTCTTATGCCACCTTCCCAAAGGCACTGTTAAAGCCTTCAGCTTTTCTGTGAATTGTATCACACCAAGATTCCTCCATTTTTCTCTGACCAATCTTAAGAAACCATCATGTGTAAACCAGGAATCTAAGCTCTAAAAGGGTCGAGGACCACCTCTGAATATAGTATCCTCCACGATGATTGGACAGTGATCTGACAGGCCTTTCGTCCCCCCTTTTAACCGAATCTCCGGAAACTCGTCCATCCATTCTACACTCAGTAAAACTCTATCAATGCGACTGCAGGAGCAGCCTCTAAACCATGTAAATTTATGATCATTCAATGGTAGATCCACTAACTGCATGTCTTGTATCCAACACTTAAAGTCTTCTGCAGACCTTGTTAACCTGTCCTGACCTTTCCTCTCTTCCACCTGAGTAACCTCATTAAGGTCACCCATGTAGCATATTGGAACTTGACATAAACCGGCTATAAAGCTCAGCTTCTCCCACACAGCAAGTTTTTCCATTCTAGAATGAGCACCATATACTAAACAGAAAGCATAaggaaaattatttttcaataagacTCCTTCAACACATAACCATCTCTCCCCTTTATAGCAGTTATTCATTCTAAATAGCATGACATCCCACATTAACGACAGCCCTCTAGACGTGCCATCCGAACCTACATACTCCCACCCCACAGCATCACTCCCCCAATAACGAATTACATCAAACTTAGTCACAACTTGCATTTTGGTCTCAATCAAACCTAGCATATTCAGCTTCTGTTTATTTCTTAGATCTTTAACCATACTCAGCTTACCAACCCCCCCTAATCCCCTAACATTCCAAGAGCTGAAAATCATTTTAAACCTTTGTTACACACCTTTTGAGCTTTCTCGGTCTGCATCGACGTGCCTTTTCTTTCTGCTTAGCCAATCTCCTTTTCTGAGCAAGCGCCTCATTTTGTTCTTGTAAAATTGCCATTATGTCGTCTTCTTTATCGCACTAAATTGCTCCGGGTTCTACTGCTAGCTCCCATGCCCTTTTATTTACGGCCATCTGCTCTTCTCTTCCCTGATTCGTACCACCACTGAGCCCCTGGTTCCCGGATTCAATATCCATGCCTGCCCCATTATCACCACTACCCTCATCAAGCCttgcacaagccaaattcatAGCATCTGCTAATACTACGTTACCGTCTTCAAGGAACCCGCCCCGACCGCCTACATTAACCTTCCCCTGCACTGCACACGTTTCCTTGGCCTCTCCCTCAAGCCATCTACCCTGGATAAACCGAACACTTCTACCGCCGGTAGAGAGTTCACTAAGGATGAAGAGGTTCGGTCCATTGAATCCAAACCAGCCGCGCCGTACCCAACCACCACACCTGCCACGCCGCGCTCAACTCGACAGCCATCATGATCGTAGGCTCGTGAGTCTCCGTTGCCTTGTGCTTCACCCGCGCCACCAGCATCCAGGCGCATCCCTCCAACACGGGTGTACGCAGCTGCGCGCGATTTAGGAGAAGGAAAGCATGTATTCGGGTGGAGTCTAACCCGACTCGTCCTCCTGGTCAAGCCTTCCTCATCAGCATCATTTGGGGTTTCGGTTGCTGCGAACCAGCCCATTCCCCTTGCTGTCTCACTTGTGTCATCCGCCTTCTTAATGGGCCAACCCTTTAGCCCTGTTTGGTTTTGTTTTTTCCTCGAGCAGCCACCAAATTTCTGCCCATCAAGCCCATAATCCCAACTAGCCGTTCTTTCAGACTCACCATCAATAACCAGATCACGACATCCCTTGAATTCAGCTAATCCATCAATAACAACATCCTCTGTTACCCTCAGAGTTTTAAAGTCAATTAAATTGCAATAACTCCATTCATTCAAAATATTTTCGGAAATTACCAATCTATCCTTATCAGCTTCTCCCTCTCTTGGCATCCCATCAACCACCGGATCTCCGCTTGTCACTGGTACTATCGAGTTCAAGCTGCTTGTACCCAAAATCTCGCATGCTTCTGGGGGTCCAGTTTTGCTCATGTCCTGAAGCTTACAATGTGTTCCAAAATTCTCGTATCCAACCTCTTTAACTAGGACGTCGAATCAACTAGTACCAATAGTGATGTGAATCCACTCACTGATAATGTCCATAATACAAGTGTCGATTTGTACCCGTCCCACGCTAAACGAGAGACATGATTTCGTGGCTTCGTCGTACTGCACAACTTCTCCCCATTGACTGCCTATCATCTTGAACGTCGCCTCAGACCACATATGCAAAGGGACACCAAAACACTCGAGCCATACCCTTCGAGTTTCGCTACGCTCCTCCTCATCCCATCTCCATACGCTATGGAAGAACTTCAATATATTGTTCATTTTGAACGTGAAGGCTTCTTCAGCACTTAAAATACTATCAAAAGTCAGGAGTGCTTTGTACGCTCCTAATTCTCTTACTTCCACAACTTGCGGTAAATTCTTGCCTATCATGTCCCTCAGGGACTTATAGTCGATAGCCTTAGTCGTACCGCCTATTAGACTTCTCTGCAACCAGACCAGATTCTCTTTTGCCACGGACACTTCCATCTTCTTCGTCCACCCATTGCCGTGAGGGTCTCCTTTTGTTCCCTCTTTCCTCAACTCTTCCACTTTTCTCCCTGGAGCTCTATGGCTAACCTCATTTTGAGGTTGAGACTTATCTGTATTCTGAACGTCAGGTGCCTCCTGATGTCTCTTGATATTCGTCGCTTTGTTGGTACGTCGATATCGAGCTTCT
This window contains:
- the LOC140176035 gene encoding uncharacterized protein: MSILINGSPSKPFKMERGLRQGDPLSLFLFVLVVDVLHRMIGEAVRNKCILPLLIGKDNIELSHLQFADDTILFYPPEEETIRNYAMLLRFVEMMSGLTINFDKSSLIQINCEQQWSYNMCNLLGCKEASLPVRYLGISLGANPRLVRTWKPVIDKVEEKLNLWKAKVLNKAEWIWNFQWRRELYQWELELVDQLHETLRPIKLAHDKYDRVVWKFDKQGIFSTNSFVQVMQSESLPEEITSYSFTRTIWKGLVPPRVELFIWFTLIRRVNTKERLHRLGIINHGDNICVLCNKNAEYIHHLFLGCEFTWQYGVNGYMTLGYYGLFRVH